In one Pangasianodon hypophthalmus isolate fPanHyp1 chromosome 22, fPanHyp1.pri, whole genome shotgun sequence genomic region, the following are encoded:
- the adgrg2a gene encoding mucin-2 encodes MPQKYRKLFSGRERTSTHLLWLWILIPLIAQGHSYFMSDSKAVLQGCKDQWTLQENQRVPQLFQMTVCLDVRLLTAGKWMAFSYTTPHSPYYDLALQGDSDAVYAWLLGVQHRFPVQLALKRWHRLCLRIDSLRNSFSLTISSSQETHERTVIAHAMRPNGKLQLGCQQWEIFPGTTTATMELYLFRMWGDVREHALCEDGTIVGWDTSMWRISQAQTWVQDDTLYCGILSLLDLVRVKRDVGPQLHVTGTPFTTSATPQRTTMTTSFTKLVTTATKTNTPANTDTLSTIFPTTTRTPVATISTATSRAITSTEKTTTATSSATTDTIVHTTDTTKIVTHTFTDTTTNFTPTNKATTGTPTLTHKATIVTATDTTTHTTLATTATTTDTTESNTTFTTEAHMTAIPATTDTNMTAIPTTTDSHMTTIPTATDSHMTAISATIDTQMTTIPATTDTHMTTIPATTDTHMTSIPTATDTHMTAIPTTTDTHMTSIPTATDTHLTSIPVITDTYITAIPTTTDTNMTTITATTDTHMTAIPATTDTNTTSIPTTTDTQMTAVPATTDTNMTSIPATTGTNMTAFPTSTDTQMTSFPTTTDTNMTSIPATTGTNMTAFPTSTDTQMTSFPTTTDTNMTSIPATTDTNMTSSHTTTDTNMTSSRTTTDTPMTAISATDTNMTTIPTTTDTPMTANSATTDTQMTTIPATTDIHLTTLPGTTDTHMTAIPTTTDTHLTSIPAITDTHMTALPTTTDTHMTAFLTTTDTNVTSIPTATDTHMTTIPTTTDTQMTAIPTTTDTQMTTIPTATDTNMTSVPTATDTHMTAIPTATDTNMTSVPTATDTHMTAIPTTTDTQMTAIPTTTNTHMTAIPTTTDTHMTSIPTTTNTHMTSIPTTTDTNMTDFPTTTDTNMTVIPTTTDTQMTAFPATTDTHMTTVPTATDTHMTAFPTTKDTQMTAIPTTTDTQMTAFPATTDTHMTTIPTATDTNMTSIPTTTDTNMTPIPTTTDTQMTTIPTAIDTQMTSIPIATDTHMTAIPTTRDKNMNSIAATTDTPMNSIPATTDTNMTSIPTTTDTHMTTIPTATDTNMTSIPTATDTHMTAIPTTRDKNMNSIPATTDTPMTSIPTATDINMTTIPTATDTNMTSIPTATDTHMTAIPTTRDKNMNSIPATTDTPMTSIPTTTDTHMTTIPTATDTNMTSIPTATDTHMTAIPTTRDTNMNSIPATTDTPMTSIPTATDTNMTTVPTTTYPIMATSLILTDTTAIVTHTTTDTHLTTIPTTTDTPMTTRHPTTVTTPIRPNTTAIGTHTTTDTAIVSSPIPTDTTDTPLTSILTPTDSTVLANMTIDTPVKTINSSTDTPETSTPTDISIATTLTTRDTLSNTPTTLSTSPTTIYTAIFTSPTPRDTIPFYPTTIDTIHINRTITDTITTPATISVLPTSKDPAATAVTTAEKNTITTPNKVITPTTTITATDKQQDNCSCLTFCRDSGALYTFNLDIKSGHVTETEILNTISQLGSPCNSTVIPQTLCNNISMQSSYYQETHILCDGNEPRLKSCMIAVLFSQPLDMCTLSEVLATLFQSNSKITYNGLLNRTAALCGSPSVSKGALLKSTYRWFSANVSSNQICDLSDDQFHSLTSQLTCGEGQVLSVQLNENCQRPSSPTGPNQKPQKNTTALPLYTTVTASATTATPSMSVLPNVNHTVTEPSGAVQPTNTVLTQPNTTDTKANNTNLNTTPDTTNTTLASFNSSINPNITNTTPSFNSSINPNITNTTPSFNSSINPNTTPNTTTTTSAPFNNSIIPNTTPNTTNTITVSVNDNRNLNTTPDTTNTTPTSFSNSTNPNTTPDTTNTTPTSFSNSINPNTTLNTTTTTPQSFNNSIIPNTTPKTTNTTSASFNNSINPNTTPNTTTTTSASFNNSIIPNTTNMTPTSFNNSIIPNTTPNTTTTTPQSFNNSISPNTTPNTTTTTSAPFDNSIIPNTTPNTTNTTPTSFNNSINPNTTPNTTTTTPQSFNNSINPNTTPNTTTTTSAPFNNSIIPNTTTNTTNTTPTSFNNSIIPNTTPNTTTTTPQSFNNSINPNTTPNTTTTTSAPFNNSIIPNTTTNTTNTTPTSFNNSIIPNTTPNTTNMTSASVNDNRYLNATPDTINTTSASFNNSINPNTTPNTTTTTSASFNNSINPNTTPDTTNTTPTSFSNSINPNTTPNTTNTTPTSFNNSIIPNTTPDTTNTTPTSFNNSINPNTTPDTTNTTPTSFNNSINPNTTPNTTNTTPTSFNNSINPNTTPNTTNTTPTSFNNSIIPNTTPNTTNTTPTSFNNSIIPNTTPDTTNTTPTSFNNSINPNTTPNTTNTTPTSFNNSIIPNTTPNTTNMTSASVNDNRNLNATPDTTNTTPTSFNNSINPNTTPNTTNTTPTSFNNSIIPNTTPNTTITTPQSFNNSINPNTTPNTTTTTSAPFNNSIIPNTTPNTTNTTPTSFNNSIIPNTTPNTTTTTSASFNNSIIPNTTPDTTNMTSTSFNNSIIPNTTPDITNMTSTSFNNSIIPNTTPNTTTTTSAPFNNSIIPNTTPNTTNTTPTSFNNSIIPNTTPDITNMTSTSFNNSIIPNTTPNTTTTTSASVNDNRNLNITPSFSNVTQSYTTLNISSSSSGSKPNATLNVTDTTLSPYNMTQPSTTTLIATTVTPNTTLSTETSASFNTTFPPNTTLLSPTTSTILLNFTTESFTTNYSGQYTTPSPINVTQVMTNTTLGSYKMFNNLTSGPLNITVSPGNHTTATVKNITLLNTTKLPNITLANTTQSIVLNNNTTTVAPNKPTAQAGKNTTTTSITTTSSGTSTAGTTTTVSPQSLVNQLLNQSQDISTLNSSQVQNVVNQLADILSAPNISLNVCQGALFVVNKLLDAPKEALASSSNRLIKVVDELALKLVIPDTSATITFPSLALAVTKIDGTNFAGMSFSINSPTDIAMRSRTRRSVASSSPQGSITLPASLTDGLSPEQKQQASRLQFTFFHKSTLFQDKRSDQQLNSLVLGTSVANLSIRGLRDNVEVSLKNTTPIEGKLTCVFWDFNQNGGQGGWNKSGCFLLNSTDNEMKCSCNHLTSFAVLMDISRSGVTDQVQGTILTFITYIGCGVSTIFLAITLLTYLAFDKIRRDIPSKILIQLCFALFLLNMVFLLDSWLALYTNAVGLCISTAFFLHYFLLASFTWMGLEALHLYLSIVKVFKNFISHYMLKFSLAGWGIPLIVVIIVISVDKNNYGLVAYGKYTNGSTDDFCWLKSNIAYYVSVVAYFCVIFLANLIMFVVVMVHLRRIKRQNPQNNQYRKRLQDLRSIAGLAILLGLTWGFAFFAWGPVNLAFMYLFTIFNSFQGFFIFVFHCAVKENVRRQWRIYLCCGRFRLAENSDWSRVATHHTKKNSVNTANISQSSFNQSTSRNSSMSSDSLGLSAAINNSPVDDSGFASSEEAISHALQG; translated from the exons ATGcctcagaaatacagaaagctTTTTTCCGGACGAGAGAGGACGTCCACTCATCTTCTCTGGCTTTGGATTCTGATTCCTCTCATTGCTCAAG GCCACAGCTACTTCATGAGCGATTCCAAGGCCGTCCTGCAGGGATGCAAGGACCAGTGGACTCTGCAGGAAAACCAGCGCGTGCCACAGCTCTTCCAGATGACCGTGTGCTTGGACGTGCGCTTGTTGACTGCTGGAAAGTGGATGGCCTTTAGCTACACAACGCCTCACTCACCGTACTACGACCTGGCACTGCAGGGTGACAGCGATGCCGTGTATGCCTGGCTCTTGGGTGTGCAACACCGCTTCCCGGTGCAGCTGGCACTGAAACGTTGGCACCGTCTGTGTCTACGCATTGACTCATTACGTAACAGCTTCAGCCTGACCATCAGCAGCAGTCAGGAAACACACGAGCGTACGGTGATTGCTCATGCCATGCGACCCAATGGCAAGCTACAGCTTGGATGTCAGCAATGGGAGATCTTCCCAGGAACCACTACGGCCACCATGGAGCTGTACCTGTTCAGAATGTGGGGGGACGTGAGGGAGCATGCACTGTGTGAGGACGGCACGATTGTGGGCTGGGACACAAGCATGTGGAGAATCAGTCAAGCCCAGACCTGGGTCCAGGATGACACACTTTACTGTG GCATACTCAGTCTTTTAGACCTTGTACGGGTGAAACGCGACGTGGGACCACAACTTCATGTAACTG GAACTCCCTTTACAACTTCAGCTACTCCCCAACGAACGACCATGACCACTAGCTTTACTAAACTTGTTACTACTGCCACTAAAACTAATACTCCTGCTAACACAGATACCCTCTCGACTATCTTTCCTACTACCACACGTACTCCTGTGGCTACTATTTCTACTGCTACTTCTAGAGCTATTACTTCAACTGAGAAAACTACTACAGCTACTAGTTCTGCAACTACAGATACCATTGTACATACCACCGACACAACAAAAATCGTTACTCATACCTTCACAGACACAACCACAAATTTTACCCCTACTAACAAAGCTACTACAGGTACTCCTACTCTCACACATAAGGCCACAATTGTTACTGCTACAGATACCACTACACATACTACCCTAGCTACTACTGCTACAACCACAGATACCACAGAATCAAATACTACTTTTACCACAGAAGCCCACATGACTGCTATTCCTGCTACCACAGATACCAACATGACTGCTATTCCTACTACTACAGACAGCCACATGACTACTATTCCTACTGCCACAGATAGCCACATGACTGCTATTTCTGCTACAATAGATACCCAAATGACTACTATTCCTGCTACTACAGATACCCACATGACTACTATTCCTGCTACTACAGATACGCACATGACTTCTATTCCTACTGCCACAGATACCCACATGACTGCTATTCCTACTACCACAGATACCCACATGACTTCTATTCCTACTGCCACAGATACCCATCTGACTTCTATTCCTGTTATTACAGATACCTACATAACTGCTATTCCTACTACCACAGATACCAACATgactactattactgctactacagATACCCACATGACTGCTATTCCTGCTACTACAGATACCAACACGACTTCTATTCCTACTACCACAGATACTCAAATGACTGCTGTTCCTGCTACCACAGATACCAACATGACTTCTATTCCTGCTACCACAGGTACCAACATGACTGCTTTTCCTACTAGCACAGATACCCAAATGACTTCTTTTCCTACTACCACAGATACCAACATGACTTCTATTCCTGCTACCACAGGTACCAACATGACTGCTTTTCCTACTAGCACAGATACCCAAATGACTTCTTTTCCTACTACCACAGATACCAACATGACTTCTATTCCTGCTACCACAGATACCAACATGACCTCTAGTCATACTACCACAGATACCAACATGACCTCTAGTCGTACTACCACAGATACCCCCATGACAGCTATTTCTGCTACAGATACCAACATGACTACTATTCCTACAACCACAGATACCCCCATGACTGCTAATTCTGCTACCACAGATACCCAAATGACTACTATTCCTGCAACCACAGATATCCACCTGACTACTCTTCCTGGTACTACAGATACCCACATGACTGCTATTCCTACTACCACAGATACCCATCTGACTTCTATTCCTGCTATTACAGATACCCATATGACTGCTCTTCCTACTACCACAGATACCCACATGACTGCTTTTCTTACTACCACAGATACCAACGTGACTTCTATTCCTACTGCCACAGATACCCACATGACTACTATTCCTACTACCACAGATACCCAAATGACTGCTATTCCTACTACCACAGATACCCAAATGACTACTATTCCTACTGCTACAGATACCAACATGACATCTGTTCCTACTGCCACAGATACCCACATGACTGCTATTCCTACTGCTACAGATACCAACATGACATCTGTTCCTACTGCCACAGATACCCACATGACTGCTATTCCTACTACCACAGATACCCAAATGACTGCTATTCCTACTACCACAAATACTCACATGACTGCTATTCCTACTACCACAGATACCCACATGACTTCTATTCCTACTACCACAAATACTCACATGACTTCTATTCCTACTACCACAGATACCAACATGACTGATTTTCCTACTACCACAGATACCAACATGACTGTTATTCCTACTACCACAGATACCCAAATGACTGCTTTTCCTGCTACCACAGATACCCACATGACTACTGTTCCTACTGCCACAGATACCCACATGACTGCTTTTCCTACTACCAAAGATACCCAAATGACTGCTATTCCTACTACCACAGATACCCAAATGACTGCTTTTCCTGCTACCACAGATACCCACATGACTACTATTCCTACTGCTACAGATACCAACATGACTTCTATTCCTACTACTACAGATACCAACATGACTCCTATTCCTACTACCACAGATACCCAAATGACTACTATTCCTACTGCTATAGATACCCAAATGACTTCTATTCCTATAGCCACAGATACCCATATGACTGCTATTCCTACTACCAGAGATAAAAACATGAATTCTATTGCTGCTACTACAGATACCCCCATGAATTCTATTCCTGCTACTACAGATACCAACATGACTTCTATTCCTACTACCACAGATACCCACATGACTACTATTCCTACTGCTACAGATACCAACATGACTTCTATTCCTACAGCCACAGATACCCATATGACTGCAATTCCTACTACCAGAGATAAAAACATGAATTCTATTCCTGCTACTACAGATACCCCCATGACTTCTATTCCTACTGCTACAGATATCAACATGACTACTATTCCTACTGCTACAGATACCAACATGACTTCTATTCCTACAGCCACAGATACCCATATGACTGCAATTCCTACTACCAGAGATAAAAACATGAATTCTATTCCTGCTACTACAGATACACCCATGACCTCTATTCCTACTACCACAGATACCCACATGACTACTATTCCTACTGCTACAGATACCAACATGACTTCTATTCCTACAGCCACAGATACCCATATGACTGCAATTCCTACTACCAGAGATACCAACATGAATTCTATTCCTGCTACTACAGATACCCCCATGACTTCTATTCCTACAGCTACAGATACCAACATGACTACTGTCCCTACTACCACCTATCCCATCATGGCTACTTCTCTTATTCTCACAGATACCACTGCAATTGTTACTCATACTACCACAGATACCCACTTGACTACTATTCCTACTACCACAGATACCCCCATGACTACCAGACACCCCACCACAGTAACTACTCCTATTAGGCCAAATACCACTGCAATTGGTACTCATACTACCACAGATACTGCCATAGTTAGTAGTCCTATTCCCACAGATACCACAGATACCCCCCTGACTAGTATTCTTACTCCCACAGATAGCACAGTTCTTGCTAATATGACTATAGATACACCTGTGAAAACTATTAATTCCTCTACAGATACCCCAGAGACTAGTACTCCCACAGATATCAGCATAgctactactcttactactagAGATACCTTAAGTAATACACCTACTACCTTATCTACTAGTCCTACCACCATATACACAGCCATATTTACTTCTCCTACACCCAGAGACACCATACCTTTTTATCCTACTACTATAGATACAATACATATTAATCGTACTATCACAGATACTATAACTACTCCAGCTACAATTTCTGTTCTTCCAACTAGCAAAGATCCTGCAGCCACTGCTGTTacaactgctgaaaaaaacacaattactACTCCTAACAAAGTCATTACACcaactactactattactgcaACAG ATAAACAGCAAGACAACTGTAGTTGTCTTACATTCTGCAGAGATTCTG GAGCATTATATACATTCAATCTGGATATCAAGAGTGGCCATGTTACTGAGACCGAAATCCTGAATACA ATTTCACAGCTGGGTTCTCCTTGCAACTCAACAGTTATTCCTCA GACTCTGTGTAATAATATTTCCATGCAATCCAGTTACTATCag GAGACACACATACTGTGCGATGGTAATGAACCAAG ACTGAAAAGCTGTATGATAGCAGTGCTATTCAGTCAGCCACTGGACATGTGTACTCTCAGCGAGGTTCTGGCTACCTTATTCCAATCTAATTCCAAAATCACTTATAACGGCCTCCTTAACAGAACTGCTG CTCTATGTGGATCACCCAGCGTTTCTAAAGGTGCGCTCTTAAAGTCAACATACAGATGGTTCTCTGCTAACGTCAGCTCTAACCAAATCTGTGATCTATCAGATGACCAGTTccactccctcaccagccagCTTACTTG TGGTGAAGGTCAAGTGCTGTCTGTGCAGCTAAATGAGAACTGTCAGCGTCCATCATCACCGACTGGTCCAAaccagaaaccacaaaaaaacaccacagcatTACCTTTATATACAACAGTCACAGCTTCTGCTACAACAGCTACACCATCCATGTCTGTGCTTCCAAACGTCAATCATACAGTCACAGAACCCAGTGGTGCAGTCCAGCCGACTAATACTGTGCTTACACAACCGAATACTACAGACACAAAGGCTAATAATACAAATTTAAACACTACTCCAGacaccacaaacacaacactGGCATCATTCAATAGCAGTATAAATccaaacattacaaacacaaCACCATCATTCAACAGCAGTATAAATccaaacattacaaacacaaCACCATCATTCAATAGCAGTATAAATCCAAACACTACTCCAAACACTACAACCACAACATCAGCGCCATTCAATAATAGTATAATTCCAAACACTACTccaaacactacaaacacaaTAACAGTGTCAGTGAATGACAATCGAAATTTAAACACTACTCCAGACACTACAAACACAACACCAACATCATTCAGTAACAGTACAAATCCAAACACTACTCCAGACACTACAAACACAACACCAACATCATTCAGTAACAGTATAAATCCAAACACTACTCTAAACACTACAACCACTACACCACAATCATTCAATAATAGTATAATTCCAAACACTACTCCAAAGACTACAAACACAACATCAGCATCATTCAATAACAGTATAAATCCAAACACTACTCCAAACACTACAACCACAACATCAGCATCATTCAATAATAGTATAATTCCAAACACTACAAACATGACACCAACATCATTCAATAACAGTATAATTCCAAACACTACTCCAAACACTACAACCACTACACCACAATCATTCAATAACAGTATAAGTCCAAACACTACTCCAAACACTACAACCACAACATCAGCGCCATTCGATAACAGTATAATTCCAAACACTACTccaaacactacaaacacaaCACCAACATCATTCAATAACAGTATAAATCCAAACACTACTCCAAACACTACAACCACTACACCACAATCATTCAATAACAGTATAAATCCAAACACTACTCCAAACACTACAACCACAACATCAGCGCCATTCAATAACAGTATAATTCCAAACACTActacaaacactacaaacacaaCACCAACATCATTCAATAATAGTATAATTCCAAACACTACTCCAAACACTACAACCACTACACCACAATCATTCAATAACAGTATAAATCCAAACACTACTCCAAACACTACAACCACAACATCAGCGCCATTCAATAACAGTATAATTCCAAACACTActacaaacactacaaacacaaCACCAACATCATTCAATAATAGTATAATTCCAAACACTACTCCAAACACTACAAACATGACATCAGCGTCAGTGAACGACAATCGATATTTAAATGCTACTCCAGACACTATAAACACAACATCAGCATCATTCAATAACAGTATAAATCCAAACACTACTCCAAACACTACAACCACAACATCAGCATCATTCAATAACAGTATAAATCCAAACACTACTCCAGACACTACAAACACAACACCAACATCATTCAGTAACAGTATAAATCCAAACACTACTCCAAACACTACAAACACGACACCAACATCATTCAATAATAGTATAATTCCAAACACTACTCCAGACACTACAAACACAACACCAACATCATTCAATAACAGTATAAATCCAAACACTACTCCAGACACTACAAACACAACACCAACATCATTCAATAACAGTATAAATCCAAACACTACTccaaacactacaaacacaaCACCAACATCATTCAATAATAGTATAAATCCAAACACTACTccaaacactacaaacacaaCACCAACATCATTCAATAACAGTATAATTCCAAACACTACTccaaacactacaaacacaaCACCAACATCATTCAATAATAGTATAATTCCAAACACTACTCCAGACACTACAAACACAACACCAACATCATTCAATAATAGTATAAATCCAAACACTACTccaaacactacaaacacaaCACCAACATCATTCAATAATAGTATAATTCCAAACACTACTCCAAACACTACAAACATGACATCAGCGTCAGTGAACGACAATAGAAATTTAAATGCTACTCCAGACACTACAAACACAACACCAACATCATTCAATAACAGTATAAATCCAAACACTACTccaaacactacaaacacaaCACCAACATCATTCAATAATAGTATAATTCCAAACACTACTCCAAACACTACAATCACTACACCACAATCATTCAATAACAGTATAAATCCAAACACTACTCCAAACACTACAACCACAACATCAGCGCCATTCAATAACAGTATAATTCCAAACACTACTccaaacactacaaacacaaCACCAACATCATTCAATAACAGTATAATTCCAAACACTACTCCAAACACTACAACCACAACATCAGCATCATTCAATAATAGTATAATTCCAAACACTACTCCAGACACTACAAACATGACATCAACATCATTCAATAATAGTATAATTCCAAACACTACTCCAGACATTACAAACATGACATCAACATCATTCAATAATAGTATAATTCCAAACACTACTCCAAACACTACAACCACAACATCAGCGCCATTCAATAACAGTATAATTCCAAACACTACTccaaacactacaaacacaaCACCAACATCATTCAATAATAGTATAATTCCAAACACTACTCCAGACATTACAAACATGACATCAACATCATTCAATAATAGTATAATTCCAAACACTACTCCAAACACTACAACCACAACATCAGCATCAGTCAATGACAATAGAAATTTAAACATTACTCCATCATTCAGTAACGTGACACAATCTTACACCACCCTAaacatatcatcatcatcatcaggctCCAAACCAAACGCCACTCTCAATGTTACAGATACAACATTATCACCGTATAATATGACACAACCAAGCACCACAACACTGATCGCCACTACAGTTACTCCAAACACTACATTATCTACTGAAACATCAGCCTCATTTAACACAACCTTCCCACcaaacacaacactgttgagCCCAACAACTTCCACAATTCTGTTGAATTTCACCACGGAGAGCTTCACTACAAACTATTCAGGTCAATACACGACCCCAAGTCCAATTAACGTTACACAGGTTATGACTAATACTACACTAGGTAGTTATAAAATGTTCAATAATTTGACATCAGGTCCTCTAAACATCACAGTCAGCCCCGGCAATCACACCACAGCTACTGTCAAGAACATAACCTTGCTGAACACAACAAAGCTTCCTAACATTACTCTAGCCAACACCACACAATCTATAGTACTAAACAATAATACTACAACAGTAGCACCAAACAAGCCCACTGCCCAGGCAGGAAAGaataccaccaccacctccatcaccaccaccagcagTGGAACAAGTACAGCAG GGACCACAACAACAGTGAGCCCTCAGTCTTTGGTAAATCAGCTTCTGAACCAGTCTCAGGATATTTCGACCCTGAACTCCTCCCAAGTGCAGAATGTGGTCAACCAACTGGCGGATATTCTATCAGCACCAAACATCAGCTTGAATGTGTGTCAGGGTGCTCTGTTTGTCGTTAACAAACTCCTCGATGCACCTAAAGAAGCTTTGGCCTCCTCGTCCAACCG CTTGATCAAGGTTGTGGATGAACTGGCATTGAAATTGGTCATTCCAGACACGTCAGCCACAATAACATTTCCATCCCTTGCACTGGCGGTGACCAAAATCGATGGAACCAACTTTGCAGGAATGTCGTTCTCCATCAACAGCCCAACAGACATAGCG ATGAGAAGCAGGACAAGGAGGTCTGTAGCTAGTTCTTCTCCTCAGGGTTCCATCACACTCCCTGCCTCTCTGACAGATGGTCTCTCCCCAGAGCAGAAGCAACAGGCATCCCGGCTTCAGTTCACATTCTTCCACAAGAGCACACTGTTTCAG GACAAACGCAGTGATCAGCAGCTGAACAGCCTCGTTCTGGGGACAAGCGTCGCCAACCTGTCCATCAGAGGCCTGAGAGACAATGTGGAGGTCTCGCTGAAGAATACGACCCCTATAGAG GGAAAGCTGACTTGCGTTTTCTGGGACTTTAACCAAAATG GTGGACAAGGAGGTTGGAACAAAAGCGGCTGTTTTCTCCTGAACAGCACCGATAACGAGATGAAGTGTAGCTGCAACCACTTGACCAGCTTTGCAGTGCTAATG GACATCTCCAGGAGTGGAGTTACAGACCAAGTGCAGGGCACCATCCTCACCTTCATCACTTACATTGGATGTGGAGTTTCCACCATCTTCCTTGCCATCACCCTCCTCACCTACCTGGCCTTTGA CAAAATCCGCAGAGACATTCCGTCCAAGATCCTCATCCAGCTGTGTTTTGCGCTCTTCCTACTCAACATGGTCTTCCTGCTAGACTCATGGCTGGCGCTCTACACGAATGCCGTTGGCCTCTGCATCTCCACGGCCTTCTTCCTGCACTACTTCTTGCTCGCCTCCTTCACATGGATGGGTCTGGAGGCCTTGCACCTCTACCTAAGTATCGTCAAGGTCTTCAAAAACTTCATCTCGCATTACATGCTGAAGTTCTCTCTGGCGGGATGGG GTATACCATTAATCGTTGTGATCATTGTGATTTCGGTGGACAAAAATAACTACGGCCTCGTTGCGTATGGAAAGTATACAAATGGGAGCACAGATGATTT cTGCTGGCTGAAGAGCAATATAGCCTACTACGTGTCAGTGGTGGCCTACTTCTGTGTGATCTTCCTGGCCAACTTGATCATGTTTGTGGTGGTCATGGTACATCTGAGACGCATCAAACGGCAAAACCCCCAAAATAACCAATACCGCAAACGGCTCCAGGATCTACGCAGCATTGCCGGTCTGGCCATCTTACTCGGCCTCACCTGGGGATTTGCTTTTTTTGCTTGGGGTCCCGTCAACTTAGCGTTCATGTACCTCTTCACCATCTTCAACTCCTTCCAGG GTTTTTTCATCTTTGTGTTTCACTGTGCGGTAAAAGAGAATGTCCGGAGGCAGTGGCGAATCTACCTCTGCTGTGGCAGGTTCAGACTAGCAGAAAACTCAG ATTGGAGCCGGGTAGCAACTCATCACACCAAGAAGAATTCAGTCAACACAGCCAACATTTCCCAGTCCTCTTTTAACCAGAGTACTTCAAGGAACTCCTCAATGAGCAGTGACAGCTTGGGCTTATCAGCAGCCATAAATA ACTCACCAGTGGATGACAGCGGGTTCGCGTCTTCGGAAGAGGCCATCAGCCATGCTCTCCAAGGATAG